From a region of the Equus przewalskii isolate Varuska chromosome 2, EquPr2, whole genome shotgun sequence genome:
- the ZDHHC18 gene encoding palmitoyltransferase ZDHHC18 isoform X2: MKDCEYQQISPGAAPPASSPGARRPGPAAPPGPGPGPPPPAAAPRWSSSGSGSGSGSIGRRPRRKWEVFPGRNRFYCGGRLMLAGHGGIFALTLLLILTTTVLFFVFDCPFLARQLTLAIPIIAGILFFFVMSCLLQTSFTDPGILPRATVCEAAALEKQIDNTGSSTYRPPPRTREVMINGQIVKLKYCFTCKMFRPPRTSHCSVCDNCVERFDHHCPWVGNCVGRRNYRFFYAFILSLSFLTAFIFACVVTHLTLRSQGSNFLSTLKETPASVLELVICFFSIWSILGLSGFHTYLVASNLTTNEDIKGSWSSKRGGEASVNPYSHKSIITNCCAVLCGPLPPSLIDRRGFVQSDTVLPSPIRSDEPACGAKSDASMEDTCQDFAISCTA; encoded by the exons ATGAAGGACTGCGAGTACCAGCAGATCAGCCCCGGGGCCGCCCCGCCGGCCTCCTCTCCCGGGGCgcgccgccccggccccgccgcgccccccggcccgggccccgggcccccgccgcccgccgccgcgccGCGCTGGAGCAGCAGCGGCAGTGGCAGCGGCAGCGGGAGCATCGGCCGCCGCCCACGGCGCAAGTGGGAGGTGTTCCCGGGCCGCAACCGCTTCTACTGCGGCGGCCGCCTCATGCTGGCCGGCCACGGCGGCATCTTCGCACTCACGCTGCTGCTCATCCTCACCACCACCGTCCTCTTCTTCGTCTTCGA ctgtCCCTTCCTGGCCCGCCAGCTGACCCTCGCCATCCCCATCATCGCTGGCATCCTCTTCTTCTTCGTCATGAGCTGCCTGCTGCAGACGAGTTTCACCGACCCTGGGATCCTGCCCCGGGCCACCGTCTGTGAGGCAGCTGCCCTGGAGAAACAGATCG ACAACACAGGCAGTTCCACATACCGGCCACCGCCTCGGACCCGGGAGGTGATGATCAATGGGCAGATAGTGAAGCTGAAGTACTGCTTCACCTGCAAGATGTTTCGGCCACCCCGGACCTCACACTGCAGTGTCTGCGACAACTGTGTGG AACGGTTTGACCATCACTGCCCTTGGGTGGGCAACTGTGTGGGGAGACGGAACTACCGCTTCTTCTATGCGTTTATTCTCTCCCTCTCGTTCCTGACGGCCTTCATCTTCGCCTGTGTGGTCACCCACCTGACGCTGC GCTCTCAGGGAAGCAACTTCCTCTCCACTCTGAAGGAGACACCAGCGAG TGTGCTGGAGTTGGTGATCTGCTTCTTCTCCATCTGGTCCATCCTGGGCCTCTCAGGGTTTCACACTTACCTCGTCGCCTCCAACCTGACAACTAATGAAGAT ATCAAAGGCTCGTGGTCCAGCAAGAGGGGCGGTGAGGCCTCCGTCAATCCCTACAGCCATAAAAGTATAATCACCAACTGCTGTGCTGTGCTCTGTGGCCCCCTACCTCCCAG CCTGATTGACCGGAGGGGGTTTGTGCAGTCCGACACCGTGTTGCCCTCACCCATCAGAAGTGACGAGCCAGCCTGCGGAGCCAAGTCCGACGCCAGCATG GAGGACACCTGTCAGGATTTTGCCATCTCCTGCACAGCCTAA
- the ZDHHC18 gene encoding palmitoyltransferase ZDHHC18 isoform X3, with protein MKDCEYQQISPGAAPPASSPGARRPGPAAPPGPGPGPPPPAAAPRWSSSGSGSGSGSIGRRPRRKWEVFPGRNRFYCGGRLMLAGHGGIFALTLLLILTTTVLFFVFDCPFLARQLTLAIPIIAGILFFFVMSCLLQTSFTDPGILPRATVCEAAALEKQIDNTGSSTYRPPPRTREVMINGQIVKLKYCFTCKMFRPPRTSHCSVCDNCVERFDHHCPWVGNCVGRRNYRFFYAFILSLSFLTAFIFACVVTHLTLRSQGSNFLSTLKETPASVLELVICFFSIWSILGLSGFHTYLVASNLTTNEDIKGSWSSKRGGEASVNPYSHKSIITNCCAVLCGPLPPSLIDRRGFVQSDTVLPSPIRSDEPACGAKSDASMVGGHP; from the exons ATGAAGGACTGCGAGTACCAGCAGATCAGCCCCGGGGCCGCCCCGCCGGCCTCCTCTCCCGGGGCgcgccgccccggccccgccgcgccccccggcccgggccccgggcccccgccgcccgccgccgcgccGCGCTGGAGCAGCAGCGGCAGTGGCAGCGGCAGCGGGAGCATCGGCCGCCGCCCACGGCGCAAGTGGGAGGTGTTCCCGGGCCGCAACCGCTTCTACTGCGGCGGCCGCCTCATGCTGGCCGGCCACGGCGGCATCTTCGCACTCACGCTGCTGCTCATCCTCACCACCACCGTCCTCTTCTTCGTCTTCGA ctgtCCCTTCCTGGCCCGCCAGCTGACCCTCGCCATCCCCATCATCGCTGGCATCCTCTTCTTCTTCGTCATGAGCTGCCTGCTGCAGACGAGTTTCACCGACCCTGGGATCCTGCCCCGGGCCACCGTCTGTGAGGCAGCTGCCCTGGAGAAACAGATCG ACAACACAGGCAGTTCCACATACCGGCCACCGCCTCGGACCCGGGAGGTGATGATCAATGGGCAGATAGTGAAGCTGAAGTACTGCTTCACCTGCAAGATGTTTCGGCCACCCCGGACCTCACACTGCAGTGTCTGCGACAACTGTGTGG AACGGTTTGACCATCACTGCCCTTGGGTGGGCAACTGTGTGGGGAGACGGAACTACCGCTTCTTCTATGCGTTTATTCTCTCCCTCTCGTTCCTGACGGCCTTCATCTTCGCCTGTGTGGTCACCCACCTGACGCTGC GCTCTCAGGGAAGCAACTTCCTCTCCACTCTGAAGGAGACACCAGCGAG TGTGCTGGAGTTGGTGATCTGCTTCTTCTCCATCTGGTCCATCCTGGGCCTCTCAGGGTTTCACACTTACCTCGTCGCCTCCAACCTGACAACTAATGAAGAT ATCAAAGGCTCGTGGTCCAGCAAGAGGGGCGGTGAGGCCTCCGTCAATCCCTACAGCCATAAAAGTATAATCACCAACTGCTGTGCTGTGCTCTGTGGCCCCCTACCTCCCAG CCTGATTGACCGGAGGGGGTTTGTGCAGTCCGACACCGTGTTGCCCTCACCCATCAGAAGTGACGAGCCAGCCTGCGGAGCCAAGTCCGACGCCAGCATGGTAGGAGGCCACCCCTGA
- the ZDHHC18 gene encoding palmitoyltransferase ZDHHC18 isoform X4 encodes MKDCEYQQISPGAAPPASSPGARRPGPAAPPGPGPGPPPPAAAPRWSSSGSGSGSGSIGRRPRRKWEVFPGRNRFYCGGRLMLAGHGGIFALTLLLILTTTVLFFVFDCPFLARQLTLAIPIIAGILFFFVMSCLLQTSFTDPGILPRATVCEAAALEKQIDNTGSSTYRPPPRTREVMINGQIVKLKYCFTCKMFRPPRTSHCSVCDNCVERFDHHCPWVGNCVGRRNYRFFYAFILSLSFLTAFIFACVVTHLTLRSQGSNFLSTLKETPASVLELVICFFSIWSILGLSGFHTYLVASNLTTNEDIKGSWSSKRGGEASVNPYSHKSIITNCCAVLCGPLPPSLIDRRGFVQSDTVLPSPIRSDEPACGAKSDASMWR; translated from the exons ATGAAGGACTGCGAGTACCAGCAGATCAGCCCCGGGGCCGCCCCGCCGGCCTCCTCTCCCGGGGCgcgccgccccggccccgccgcgccccccggcccgggccccgggcccccgccgcccgccgccgcgccGCGCTGGAGCAGCAGCGGCAGTGGCAGCGGCAGCGGGAGCATCGGCCGCCGCCCACGGCGCAAGTGGGAGGTGTTCCCGGGCCGCAACCGCTTCTACTGCGGCGGCCGCCTCATGCTGGCCGGCCACGGCGGCATCTTCGCACTCACGCTGCTGCTCATCCTCACCACCACCGTCCTCTTCTTCGTCTTCGA ctgtCCCTTCCTGGCCCGCCAGCTGACCCTCGCCATCCCCATCATCGCTGGCATCCTCTTCTTCTTCGTCATGAGCTGCCTGCTGCAGACGAGTTTCACCGACCCTGGGATCCTGCCCCGGGCCACCGTCTGTGAGGCAGCTGCCCTGGAGAAACAGATCG ACAACACAGGCAGTTCCACATACCGGCCACCGCCTCGGACCCGGGAGGTGATGATCAATGGGCAGATAGTGAAGCTGAAGTACTGCTTCACCTGCAAGATGTTTCGGCCACCCCGGACCTCACACTGCAGTGTCTGCGACAACTGTGTGG AACGGTTTGACCATCACTGCCCTTGGGTGGGCAACTGTGTGGGGAGACGGAACTACCGCTTCTTCTATGCGTTTATTCTCTCCCTCTCGTTCCTGACGGCCTTCATCTTCGCCTGTGTGGTCACCCACCTGACGCTGC GCTCTCAGGGAAGCAACTTCCTCTCCACTCTGAAGGAGACACCAGCGAG TGTGCTGGAGTTGGTGATCTGCTTCTTCTCCATCTGGTCCATCCTGGGCCTCTCAGGGTTTCACACTTACCTCGTCGCCTCCAACCTGACAACTAATGAAGAT ATCAAAGGCTCGTGGTCCAGCAAGAGGGGCGGTGAGGCCTCCGTCAATCCCTACAGCCATAAAAGTATAATCACCAACTGCTGTGCTGTGCTCTGTGGCCCCCTACCTCCCAG CCTGATTGACCGGAGGGGGTTTGTGCAGTCCGACACCGTGTTGCCCTCACCCATCAGAAGTGACGAGCCAGCCTGCGGAGCCAAGTCCGACGCCAGCATG
- the ZDHHC18 gene encoding palmitoyltransferase ZDHHC18 isoform X1: MKDCEYQQISPGAAPPASSPGARRPGPAAPPGPGPGPPPPAAAPRWSSSGSGSGSGSIGRRPRRKWEVFPGRNRFYCGGRLMLAGHGGIFALTLLLILTTTVLFFVFDCPFLARQLTLAIPIIAGILFFFVMSCLLQTSFTDPGILPRATVCEAAALEKQIDNTGSSTYRPPPRTREVMINGQIVKLKYCFTCKMFRPPRTSHCSVCDNCVERFDHHCPWVGNCVGRRNYRFFYAFILSLSFLTAFIFACVVTHLTLRSQGSNFLSTLKETPASVLELVICFFSIWSILGLSGFHTYLVASNLTTNEDIKGSWSSKRGGEASVNPYSHKSIITNCCAVLCGPLPPSLIDRRGFVQSDTVLPSPIRSDEPACGAKSDASMCARGLKELLRTAVFCLSRSGLGGARHPAPPPA; the protein is encoded by the exons ATGAAGGACTGCGAGTACCAGCAGATCAGCCCCGGGGCCGCCCCGCCGGCCTCCTCTCCCGGGGCgcgccgccccggccccgccgcgccccccggcccgggccccgggcccccgccgcccgccgccgcgccGCGCTGGAGCAGCAGCGGCAGTGGCAGCGGCAGCGGGAGCATCGGCCGCCGCCCACGGCGCAAGTGGGAGGTGTTCCCGGGCCGCAACCGCTTCTACTGCGGCGGCCGCCTCATGCTGGCCGGCCACGGCGGCATCTTCGCACTCACGCTGCTGCTCATCCTCACCACCACCGTCCTCTTCTTCGTCTTCGA ctgtCCCTTCCTGGCCCGCCAGCTGACCCTCGCCATCCCCATCATCGCTGGCATCCTCTTCTTCTTCGTCATGAGCTGCCTGCTGCAGACGAGTTTCACCGACCCTGGGATCCTGCCCCGGGCCACCGTCTGTGAGGCAGCTGCCCTGGAGAAACAGATCG ACAACACAGGCAGTTCCACATACCGGCCACCGCCTCGGACCCGGGAGGTGATGATCAATGGGCAGATAGTGAAGCTGAAGTACTGCTTCACCTGCAAGATGTTTCGGCCACCCCGGACCTCACACTGCAGTGTCTGCGACAACTGTGTGG AACGGTTTGACCATCACTGCCCTTGGGTGGGCAACTGTGTGGGGAGACGGAACTACCGCTTCTTCTATGCGTTTATTCTCTCCCTCTCGTTCCTGACGGCCTTCATCTTCGCCTGTGTGGTCACCCACCTGACGCTGC GCTCTCAGGGAAGCAACTTCCTCTCCACTCTGAAGGAGACACCAGCGAG TGTGCTGGAGTTGGTGATCTGCTTCTTCTCCATCTGGTCCATCCTGGGCCTCTCAGGGTTTCACACTTACCTCGTCGCCTCCAACCTGACAACTAATGAAGAT ATCAAAGGCTCGTGGTCCAGCAAGAGGGGCGGTGAGGCCTCCGTCAATCCCTACAGCCATAAAAGTATAATCACCAACTGCTGTGCTGTGCTCTGTGGCCCCCTACCTCCCAG CCTGATTGACCGGAGGGGGTTTGTGCAGTCCGACACCGTGTTGCCCTCACCCATCAGAAGTGACGAGCCAGCCTGCGGAGCCAAGTCCGACGCCAGCATG